TGATGGCTTGGGGATTCTCTGAGAAATCAAGATAACGAAGTGGTTCTTGCTTGCCAGAGACACCGTCTAGAATCAATTTGGTAGACAGGCTGTCAGGCATTTCATAGAGTTTGGCAGCGGCCCACCATGCCACATTGCCCTCGGCATCTCCGTACATAACATTAAGGCCAGGGGCATGTATTTTCGGCAGTGCTTGGCTGAACTCTTCGATATCGGTGGCCATGGTAATGCCATACAGTGCATCCAAGACCTGATTTTCTACTTTGGTGTAGATCCAAGACATGGCAACGGGCCGTTCACCCGAAACTTGGTCGGCAATACCATTTAGTACGGGGCCATGTCGCGTTTTCTTATAGGAGAAGGAAAGCTTGTCCCCATCTTTGACCTTAATGGTCTTAGTGACGAATCCATAATTTTCAAAACCTTTTTCAGTCTTATATTTTGTGGAATCGGAAGGATGGTTTTCCTCGTAATAAAAATCAATGTCATCGTTCTCGAACATCGTCATGCCGTATGCCAGTTGACGGTTATGCCCCAATAACGGAAAGGGCACCCCGGCCAAATGATAACCATATTTTTCGTAGGTAGGGGTGCTGACATGCGCCTCGTACCAAACCGATGGCTGGGCAAAACCAATATGGGGGTCATTGGCAAAAATGACCTTGCCGTTCTTTGTTTTTTCGGGAGCTATTACCCAACTATTGCTTCCCTCGAATTGTGGCAGGGGTAATTTTTCAAGGGCTTCGGTCGCCATGGCCGTTATGTTCAAGGAAACCGAATCAATTTTTTGTGGGTTATAGTTTTTGATCCATACCGTAGCTGTGTCAGATGCCACGGCCAACTCGGCCAAATAGGCATCGCCCCACTTGTTCTTGATATTGGTCAACAAGGGATCGGTCTTATGGGCCATGGCAAAGCTAAAGGCCATATAACCCACTGAGTTGTAGATGTCTTCTAAGGTGAATGGTGTCTTGTCCAATCCTGTAAAGTAGAATTCCACCGGTGTGGGCCCCTCATCGATAAACTGGTTTATACCATCGAGATATGCCTGCGATAGTCTTACCATTTCGCCGTCCATATCAAGATTCGCAAGGGTTTCGTTAGTATGCTCGTCTATCCCCAGAGATAGAAAGAACTTATCGGTCTTGACCAAGTCGGGGCCAAATACTTCTGAAAGTCCTCCTTTGGCGACCCTACGCAGCAATTCCATTTGCCAGAGGCGGTCTTGGGCATGAACATAGCCCAGCACACGAAAGGCATCTTCATTGTTATTCGCGTATATATGTGGAACGCCATAGGTGTCAAAATACACTTCTACCGGCTGCTTGAGCTGAGGCAGTTCTTTTTCACCTTCGTAGGTGGGGGTCAGTGAGTTGATAAAAATACCCCCGGCCAACAAAAAAACACCCAGCAATACCAATAGCACCAAAAGTGCCTTCTTCAATCTCTTCATCTACTTTAGTCGGTTAGATAGCGCAGATTAAAAATACTGCAATTTTCGGGAGAGGCAATGATGTTTTTGAATTATCTATCCATGACCACTTGGTAACTGCCGAGCCCCGAGCGTAACCATTCTTCGTAGGCCGCTGCATCGGTATACTGAACGGCGGGGGCAAGAACTTCTAAATCAGGGGAAAGCAAAACATAGTATGGCTGTGAGGCCACATTGAAATTGACCGTCTGAAAGGTGCCCCATTTTTGACCGACCGTTTCAATACGTTTAATGCGGCCAGAGTCATATTGAAAATTGAACTGTTCGGCCTCGGGCAATTTTTTACGGTCATCAACATAGAGTGAAATCAAGACATACTCGTCTCGCAACAAGGGATAGATGTCCTGGTCGCTCCAGACATTCTCTTCCATACGTCGGCAGTTCTCACACCCCCACCCGGTGAAATCGAGAAGAATGGGCTTGTTCTGCGATTTTGCTACCTCCAGTCCCTCTTCAAAGCTCTTGTAGCACTCAAGGCCCAAAGGGCAATCGGTTTGTTTCTCATAAACACTATAGAACTCAGGCGGCAATATGCCACTTAAAAGCGATAGTCTACTATGCTCGGTATTGGTCAATCCGGGAATCAGATAAACGACAAAGGCAACCGTCAGCACCGCAAAAGACAATCTGCCGAGACTCAATTTCTTTGGAATAATATCTTTTGGGAACTTGATCTTGCCGAAAAGATAGAGCGTCTGAAAAACAAAGATGCCGATCCATATCGCCACAAAGAGTTCACGTTTGAGCAAGCCCCAATTGCCCACCAAATCTGATTTGCTTAAGAATTTAAATGCAAGGGCAAGCTCTAAAAACCCGAGAACCACTTTTACCGTGGTCATCCAACCGCCCGATTTGGGCAGCGAATTCAACCAGGCCGGAAACAGTGCGAAAAGTCCAAAAGGCAAGGCCAGGGCCAAACCAAAGCCGGTCATGGCCGATGATAGATTGGTGGCCACGCTGCCTTGTGCCAAGGTGGTACTTCCTAAAAGCCCCCCCAAAATGGGGCCGGTACATGAAAAGGAAACTATGGCTAATGTCAACGCCATGAAAAAGACTCCGAGCCCACCGCCCACTTTTGTTGAAATACTGTCCATCTTATTGGCCCAAGAGCTTGGCAGGGTCAGTTCATAATAGCCGAAGAACGAAAATGCGAAGAACACGAAAATGGCAAAAAAGAAAAGGTTGAGCCAAACATTGGTAGATATAGTGTTTAGAATTTGCGAATCGACCGATTCAAAAAGATGAAAGGGCAAACTCAGTAAAAAATAAATAAACACGATAAAAAAGGCGTAGAGCAGTGCATTTTTGATTCCTTTTGAGCGGTTGCCAGTGTGTTTTGTAAAAAACGAAACGGTCAATGGAATCAATGGAAAGACACAAGGGGTCAAAAGAGCGATCAGTCCGCCCAAAAAACCGAGACCGAAAACCACCCAAATGGCATTGTCGCCTGATGAGGTGTTCAGCGCACCCTGTGTGAGCAATTCCCTGTTCTTAAGGTCTAGCCGTAGTTTGGCGGCCATGACCTGGCTGCGCTCATCCAACTGTTCAGTGGTGGCTGCCACAGCACTGCCATCAAGCGAAACCTGAAAGTATTCGTCTTTGGGTATACAGACTTCTTTGCAAACCTGATAGGATAAATTAACATTAACCTGTTTTACATTTGGGTCCAACAACCGTATGCGCTGCGTAAAAACAGCCTTCCCTTTAAAAAAGGTCTCGTATATCTCAAAAACATCGCTGTATTCTGTGATGGTCTCGCTCTCTTTGGCCTCACCAATAAGTTCATAATCTTCCCCTACCCTTTCAAAAGTGAACTCACTCGGAAAAGCGCCCCCTTCAGGGGTGTATTGTGAGTAAACATGCCAGCCATCGGCAATCTTGCCCTTAAATACCAATTCATACTCCAGATCCGAAATCTTGTTGACATCGTACGACCATAGCACGGGGTCCTTGTCAGATTGTCCCCAGACATAGGCCATGCCCATCAAAAAAATCATACAGACTGTGAAAAGTTGCTTCATAACAACGTAAACTTTAGAATTTCCCGTGTTTTTGGGGTAACCTTAAAACGATTATCGGCCCTTTTGCCGATTACCCACACGATTTGGTTGCCCGAACACAACAGCCATTGTTTTTGTTTGGCAAGAATGTCCATTTTCTCATCCTTGAAAAACTTAGACACCTTTTTTTTGCCTTTCATTCCAAAGGGGTAAAAATAGTCGCCTTTTTGCCACTTCCTTAACAATAACGGATAGTTTAACGTTTCCTTATCAACATACAGCACATTTGGTGGTTCAGGTGTAATTTTATCCACTTGGCATATCCTTAATTTTATGGGATGTTCAACCACACGTTGGTCTTCGCCAATTTCGTACTTCGCATCGTCTTTTTCGGCTTTTACCGATAGCAAGAGATGTTCCCGATCTTTTACAAGCCTGTGTGTTGCAGAGACAACCTGTTTTCCGCTCATGGCGTTCAACAGTTCCAAGACATTGTTCCATTCCGTAAATCCGTAGTCACCCAGAATAAGGTGTAGGTGTGCCCCTTGGGGCTCCAATTTTTTTAAGGCGCTGATCTGTATTCTGACGGTGTCGCCCGATTTTTCGAACAGTTCTTTCTGCAGTTTTGCCTTATAGGATTTCAATAATGCTGATGAATCGGACAAATGCTCTTGTGTACGTTGGAAATTTTCCAAGAAGGTGGGATGCAGTTCTTTAAGCCCCCCAATCAGTTGGTACCTGATCTTGTTTCTAAGATATTTGGTGTCGGTATTGCTGCGGTCCTCTCGCCAAGCGATACCGTTTTTTTTGGCATAGCCGACAATATCATTTCTGCAAAAGGGAAGCAAGGGGCGCACTACCCCGCCATTTTGCTCTGGAATGCCCGTCAACCCATCAATGCCGGTGCCCCGCGCCAAATTGATCAAAAAAGTCTCCAGATCATCATCGGCATGGTGGGCCGTCAACACATAAGCCCCCTCTTTATTCTGCAACAATTCAGAAAACCAGGCATAGCGCAGTTCTCGGGCGGCCATTTGTACAGAGCCGCCGTGTTGGTTGATATACCCCAAGGTATCAAAGGCGCGCACAAGAAACGGTTTGTTCAATCGATGTGCCAGCTCTTCCACGAATCGCTGATCCCCATCACTATCTTTTCCGCGAAGTTTAAAATTGCAATGCACCAAGGAAAAATCCATTTTAAGTGCTTGACAGAGATGGGCCAGCACCACGCTGTCCACTCCCCCACTACAGGCCAACAGAAAGTCATCTTCCAACAAAAACGGAAAGCGTTTTTCGATATGTTCTTTAAATCGCTTTAGCACGCTGCAAAACTACAAAAAGCGAAAAGAGGAAATTTAAAACGACAAGAGAACAGATCACAGCTTCCAATCGAAAGTGGGCTGCAGTAAAAACAATTTTCAACTATCAATATTCGATAAAAACTAAAAGCTCAAAGTTTAAACGCTTCGTGACCATTCGTGCAATTCGTGTCCAGCATAAGTGAACAATTAGCAGTAAACAGTTTGCGATGGGCGGTATTCAGTAATCAACTATAAATCACAAACCATAAACCTCGTAACCCGTAACCAATTTTCGCGCTAATTCGTGAAATTCGTGTCCATCATCAGTCAACGGTTGACAGTGAACAGTAAGCGGTAATCCATAATCAGCAAAGACAAGACAAAAGAGACCGGAAACCAGAAACAATAACAACTGGGGACTACCCCTCCAGCACACTGCGCATGGCCTTGGCCTTTACCAAGCACTCTTGGTATTCCTTTTCGGGATTGGACTTTGCCGTGATGGCGCTGCCTACGGAATAGGAAATATATTTTTTTTGATGGTTGTACAGTATGCTTCTGATAACCACATTGAAATCAAAGTCACCCTCAGGGGTGAAGTAGCCCACTGCACCACTGTAAAGGCCTCTCTTGGTCTCTTCCAATTCTTCAATGATCTTCATAGCAGAAATCTTTGGGGTGCCCGTCATGCTGCCCATCGGAAAGGTGTCTTTTATAATATCAACAGGATTGACGCCTTGGCCAACCCTACAGCTGATGGTTGAAACCAATTGATGTACTTGTCGGTAAGCGTATACTTGGCACAGTTCTGATACCTCTACCGATCCTTTTAGGGCCCTCTTGGATAAATCGTTTCTGACCAAGTCGGTTATCATAATGTTTTCGGCCCGCTCCTTTGGGTCGTTGAGCAGGCTTTTTTTCAGTATTTCATCTATTATAGGGTCGTCAGACCTGGGGGCCGTACCCTTAATGGGCTGCGAGATTATGGTATCGCCCGTTTTTTTAAGATATCGCTCTGGTGAGGCACATAAAAGATACTGGTCACCTAGGCGTAGGTAACTGGCGAAAGGTGGCCGTGAGATGGCATTGAGTTGCAAATAGGTCGGCAAGGGCGCTATTTCGGTATCCTCAGAAAAAAATTCTTGGCAAAAATTGGCCTCATAAATATCACCACGGTGAATATAGGCCAACAACGCCCGGACTTTTTCAAAATAGGCATCCTTATGTATTCTGAGCCGTACCTTTACGTTGGTCGAGGCCTTCCCATTGGTTGAGGTGGCCCCATAGCCAGAGATGGTCTCAAAATCATTTTGTACCTCTCTTTCTAAATTTTGGGGATACAAAAATTCCACTTCATCATTGGTAATTCGAATGATTTTTCTTGGGCAAAAAAAATGTAGCGGCGCAAACTCCAGGCCATCATGGTTGTTCGATTGCAATGCTTCCAATTCATTTTTTACATCATATGAAATATAGCCCACGAGCCAATCGGCCTTTCCTCCATCGGCATGTAACCGGTGTTCGAGACTGTCAAGAGACTGCAACAAAAAATCATCATCGGTGCCCACTGCCAAAAGGGCCTCAAAAGAAGAATAACTATCGGTATGCCCATTGCTGTCAAACCAAACTACTTTGTTGTATTGCTGGGCCCAGCCCAAAAGGTGTGCTTTGAACTTTTCAACATTTTTAACCTGAAAAGAGCGCCTTATTCGCACAAAAACTGTTTTTAGAGCATTGAGAGAAACGTTTGCAAAGCCTCAGAGTGCTGGGCCCTCAGCGCATCATCCACAATGCCTTTCTCCATGTCGAAATTATCATTGAAGGAGGGCAATGAAAAAGTGGCAGCAATCGTGCCGCCGAAGCGCTCGAGCATGGACCGCGAGGCCTCAAGCGAACCTTTGCCCCCTCGCCGACCAGGCGAGGTAGACATGAGCAATAACTGGGTATCGAGCAAAAACTTTCGTTCAATTCGTGATAGCCAATCCAAAAGGTTCTTAAAATACGCCGAAGGGTAGCTGTTGTGTTCATTTACCGAAAGTACCAACCCGTCCGCCGTTTGTATGTCATTTTTGAGTTCAATCAACGAATTTGAATACCCCTCCCGTGCCTCTAGATCAACACTGAACATCGGAAATGGAAAATTTGCCATATTGAGCACTTGAATTTTGTGATCGGCAATCAACGATACGGTATGTCGCACCAATTTGTAGTTGATGGATGTAGAAGAATTGCTACCGGCAAAAGCTAAAATCTGGGCCATAAACGTATTTTTAAGATTGCGCTAAAATACCCCAAAACAGTTTCAGTTGCTTGAATTTTAGCTACTTTTGCACCGGAAGACATCCAAAAAGGTTGTAAAACAAGTATATAGAGGGAAAGCAATTGCCATGACCAATTCTACTCGATTATATTTTATAGATACCATGCGGGCATGGGCCATCTTGATGATGTTACAAGGGCATTTTATTGATGGCTTGCTAGACCCTGTCTTTAGAAACCCTGAAAGTACCCTTTACAATATCTGGCTCTATTTCAGGGGGATCACGGCCCCCGTATTCTTTACGGTATCTGGTTTCATATTTACCTTTCTGCTGATACGCGTGCCCCAATTGGGTTGGGAGAATCCACGGGTGAAAAAAGGAATTAGACGCGGATTGCAACTGCTACTGATAGGCTACCTGTTGCGGTTGAACCTGTTCGGACTTCTGAAAGGCCAATTGTACGATAGCTTCTTTTTGGTGGATGTGCTGCACTGCATCGGACTTTCTATCATGGCCATAACCGGGGTATATTTATTGACCATCAAAAAAAGGAAATACCTTTTTCCCTTATCGCTACTGGGCATTTCGGTGTTGCTCTTCTTGTTCGAGCCCCTTTATAAGCAATGGTCGTTCGGTTTTTTGCCAGATGCGATGGCCAATTATTTCACCAAGGCGAACGGTTCGGTTTTTACCATCATTCCCTGGTTGGGGTACACCGCTTTTGGCGCCTTTCTTTCCATTCTGTTTACCCGTTTTAAGGAAAGTAAATTTCTTTACCCGGTGGCCATTGTTGCTTCGTTGGTGGTTGTTCAGCTGTTGATACGATTTTCTTCAGAAGCTTTCATGGCCCTTCATGAAGCTACCGACGTCGAATTGTTCAAGCTCATTTACGCGAATAATTACCTTTTTATACGCTTGGGAGATGTACTGGTGGTTTTTGCCCTCTTTATGATGATTCGAAAGTTTTTGGTGCACCAGGCCTTTTTGAAGATCGGGCAGAATACCTTGGCCATTTACGTGATTCATTTTATTGTTCTCTACGGAAGCTTTACCGGGCTGGGGCTTTACAAGTTCTTACACCATGGATTGACGCCGACTATTGCCATAACAGGGGCCATTGCCTTTATGGTAATCTGTACCTATGCGGCATTGCAATATGACAAGCACGAGACAACTATCAAGAAGCGATTGGCGACCGTGGCCGAACAGGTCAAAACACAGGCAGTTGCTGCATATACGGCCTCTATTCCCCTTGTTCGTGAGCTGGGCTACCAACTCAAACTACTCTTGAGAAGGGTCTTTGGGGTCGTCAGAAACTAAAAAAGGACCGTACATACGGCCCTTTCATCCAATTAAATTCTTTACATCACAGTATCAGACCTCTTCTACCGGAGCGTCAGGGGCATTTTTCTTGACAGATGCGATACCGTTCTCCATACCAGATTCATCGGCATACATTTGACTGCTTCCGATTACCTGCCCGTTACCGGCCTTTAGGTTGAAGTAATGCTTGCCGTTTTTTGCCGTTTTACGTTCAAAACGCGCATCGTCCTGTGAATTTTTCCTAACTGATTCGATACCATTTTCACAAGCGGCTTTGGTGGTATAACCCTCGCTGCTCAAAATGACTTGCCCATTGGCCGCTTTCAGGTTGAATCTAAATTCTCCAGAATTATCGGTTTTAACTTCAAATTTTCCCATTGTAATAGTTTTGTGTTTGCCTAAAGGTATCAATTAAATCAAAAATGAAACCGATAAGTTCTAAATTTTTATCAGCAATCTATCAAATATGCAACGCCCGATTATCTGTGGCCGCCAATGCAGCTTCTTTCACTGCTTCGGCATAAGTGGGGTGTGCATGGCTCATTCGGGCAATATCCTCTGCAGATGCCCTAAATTCCATAGCAGTCACCGCCTCGGTAATCAAATCGGCGCAACGTGCCCCAATCATGTGGACGCCGAGAACCTCGTCCGTATTCTTGTCGGCCAATATCTTTACAAAACCATCAATGTCCATACTGGCACGGGCACGCCCCAGGGCACGCATGGGAAACTGCCCTACCTTATAAGACACTCCAGCTTCTTTTAGTTCCTCTTCGGTTTTGCCCACAGCGGCCACTTCGGGCCAAGTGTAGACCACACCGGGTATCAAGTTATAATCGATATGCGGTTTCTGGCCTGCCAACTGCTCGGCGACCAAAACCCCTTCCTCTTCCGCTTTATGCGCCAACATGGCTCCTTTTATGACATCACCAATGGCATAAATGTTCGATATATTGGTCCGTAGGTGCTCGTTGACCTCAACCCTACCGCGGTCATCCAATTTTACCCCGGCGGCTTCTAGGTTCAATCCTTCGGTATAGGGCCTTCTGCCGACCGACACCAGACAATAGTCTCCCTTGAAAGTCACCTCTTGTCCCTTCTTATCGTCTGCCTTTACAATTACTTCGTTGCCTTTACGCTCTACGGACTTGACCTTGTGCGACAGGTTGAATTTTACCTTTTGTTTTTTCATAACCTTCATCAGCTCTTTCGAGAGGGCGGCATCCATCGTGGGGATAATCCTGTCCATGAACTCGATGACAGTCACCTCTGCACCCAATCGGCGGTACACCTGGCCCAATTCAAGACCGATTACCCCTCCCCCAATAACAATCATGTGCTTGGGAATTTCCTTGAGCGATAAGGCTTCCGTTGAAGTGATGATTCGTTCTTTGTCCAATTTAATAAAAGGAAGTGTAGAAGGCTTTGAGCCCGTGGCTATGATAATGTTCTTTGCCTCAATGGTCTCTGGCTTGCCCTTTTCTTTTGTGATTTCTATATGGGTCGCATCCTTGAAGCTGCCCAGACCATGGTAGACATCAATCTTGTTCTTATCCATCAAAAAGTCAATGCCCTTGGTCGTTTGTTCCACCACAGCATTCTTTCGGGAAATCATTTTTTCAAGGTTTACCTTAACCGCTCCCGGAATTTCAATACCGTGTTCCTCAAAATGCTTTACCGCTTCCTCGTAATGGTGCGAAGAATCAAGCAGCGCTTTCGAGGGAATACAGCCTACGTTCAAGCAGGTGCCACCTAGGGTATTGTACTTTTCGACGATGGCGGTTTTCATTCCCAATTGGGCACAAC
This portion of the Flagellimonas lutaonensis genome encodes:
- a CDS encoding NADPH-dependent FMN reductase, with amino-acid sequence MAQILAFAGSNSSTSINYKLVRHTVSLIADHKIQVLNMANFPFPMFSVDLEAREGYSNSLIELKNDIQTADGLVLSVNEHNSYPSAYFKNLLDWLSRIERKFLLDTQLLLMSTSPGRRGGKGSLEASRSMLERFGGTIAATFSLPSFNDNFDMEKGIVDDALRAQHSEALQTFLSML
- a CDS encoding YegP family protein: MGKFEVKTDNSGEFRFNLKAANGQVILSSEGYTTKAACENGIESVRKNSQDDARFERKTAKNGKHYFNLKAGNGQVIGSSQMYADESGMENGIASVKKNAPDAPVEEV
- a CDS encoding protein-disulfide reductase DsbD family protein, with protein sequence MKQLFTVCMIFLMGMAYVWGQSDKDPVLWSYDVNKISDLEYELVFKGKIADGWHVYSQYTPEGGAFPSEFTFERVGEDYELIGEAKESETITEYSDVFEIYETFFKGKAVFTQRIRLLDPNVKQVNVNLSYQVCKEVCIPKDEYFQVSLDGSAVAATTEQLDERSQVMAAKLRLDLKNRELLTQGALNTSSGDNAIWVVFGLGFLGGLIALLTPCVFPLIPLTVSFFTKHTGNRSKGIKNALLYAFFIVFIYFLLSLPFHLFESVDSQILNTISTNVWLNLFFFAIFVFFAFSFFGYYELTLPSSWANKMDSISTKVGGGLGVFFMALTLAIVSFSCTGPILGGLLGSTTLAQGSVATNLSSAMTGFGLALALPFGLFALFPAWLNSLPKSGGWMTTVKVVLGFLELALAFKFLSKSDLVGNWGLLKRELFVAIWIGIFVFQTLYLFGKIKFPKDIIPKKLSLGRLSFAVLTVAFVVYLIPGLTNTEHSRLSLLSGILPPEFYSVYEKQTDCPLGLECYKSFEEGLEVAKSQNKPILLDFTGWGCENCRRMEENVWSDQDIYPLLRDEYVLISLYVDDRKKLPEAEQFNFQYDSGRIKRIETVGQKWGTFQTVNFNVASQPYYVLLSPDLEVLAPAVQYTDAAAYEEWLRSGLGSYQVVMDR
- a CDS encoding penicillin acylase family protein, which encodes MKRLKKALLVLLVLLGVFLLAGGIFINSLTPTYEGEKELPQLKQPVEVYFDTYGVPHIYANNNEDAFRVLGYVHAQDRLWQMELLRRVAKGGLSEVFGPDLVKTDKFFLSLGIDEHTNETLANLDMDGEMVRLSQAYLDGINQFIDEGPTPVEFYFTGLDKTPFTLEDIYNSVGYMAFSFAMAHKTDPLLTNIKNKWGDAYLAELAVASDTATVWIKNYNPQKIDSVSLNITAMATEALEKLPLPQFEGSNSWVIAPEKTKNGKVIFANDPHIGFAQPSVWYEAHVSTPTYEKYGYHLAGVPFPLLGHNRQLAYGMTMFENDDIDFYYEENHPSDSTKYKTEKGFENYGFVTKTIKVKDGDKLSFSYKKTRHGPVLNGIADQVSGERPVAMSWIYTKVENQVLDALYGITMATDIEEFSQALPKIHAPGLNVMYGDAEGNVAWWAAAKLYEMPDSLSTKLILDGVSGKQEPLRYLDFSENPQAINPPWHYVYSANNQPDSIAGMLYPGYYLPENRAKRIVQLLEGKDDWDKEAVSEMILDVTSSVNPEIIGDLIKHMEVRELNENQVMLLDELKNWKGDYPLESIAGTFYHRSEYFVLKNTFEDELGPEQFKQFLSTHLLKRQIAPGARRDEGIWWDDVTTPDKKETRYEIVLKSFMQAWQSLQEDFGDDISQWQWQKVHTLEHGHPIGQVKALKSFFNVGPFPIHGSREVINNLGFPYDSTLYYRVSSGPSTRRIIDFSDIENGLSILPTGQSGNPLSKHYRDQAEMYVNGEFKKMMMNEEEIKEKSQHLLIFTPEK
- the lpdA gene encoding dihydrolipoyl dehydrogenase — translated: MSQYDVAIIGSGPGGYVAAIRCAQLGMKTAIVEKYNTLGGTCLNVGCIPSKALLDSSHHYEEAVKHFEEHGIEIPGAVKVNLEKMISRKNAVVEQTTKGIDFLMDKNKIDVYHGLGSFKDATHIEITKEKGKPETIEAKNIIIATGSKPSTLPFIKLDKERIITSTEALSLKEIPKHMIVIGGGVIGLELGQVYRRLGAEVTVIEFMDRIIPTMDAALSKELMKVMKKQKVKFNLSHKVKSVERKGNEVIVKADDKKGQEVTFKGDYCLVSVGRRPYTEGLNLEAAGVKLDDRGRVEVNEHLRTNISNIYAIGDVIKGAMLAHKAEEEGVLVAEQLAGQKPHIDYNLIPGVVYTWPEVAAVGKTEEELKEAGVSYKVGQFPMRALGRARASMDIDGFVKILADKNTDEVLGVHMIGARCADLITEAVTAMEFRASAEDIARMSHAHPTYAEAVKEAALAATDNRALHI
- a CDS encoding acyltransferase family protein, which produces MTNSTRLYFIDTMRAWAILMMLQGHFIDGLLDPVFRNPESTLYNIWLYFRGITAPVFFTVSGFIFTFLLIRVPQLGWENPRVKKGIRRGLQLLLIGYLLRLNLFGLLKGQLYDSFFLVDVLHCIGLSIMAITGVYLLTIKKRKYLFPLSLLGISVLLFLFEPLYKQWSFGFLPDAMANYFTKANGSVFTIIPWLGYTAFGAFLSILFTRFKESKFLYPVAIVASLVVVQLLIRFSSEAFMALHEATDVELFKLIYANNYLFIRLGDVLVVFALFMMIRKFLVHQAFLKIGQNTLAIYVIHFIVLYGSFTGLGLYKFLHHGLTPTIAITGAIAFMVICTYAALQYDKHETTIKKRLATVAEQVKTQAVAAYTASIPLVRELGYQLKLLLRRVFGVVRN
- a CDS encoding anthranilate synthase component I family protein, with product MRIRRSFQVKNVEKFKAHLLGWAQQYNKVVWFDSNGHTDSYSSFEALLAVGTDDDFLLQSLDSLEHRLHADGGKADWLVGYISYDVKNELEALQSNNHDGLEFAPLHFFCPRKIIRITNDEVEFLYPQNLEREVQNDFETISGYGATSTNGKASTNVKVRLRIHKDAYFEKVRALLAYIHRGDIYEANFCQEFFSEDTEIAPLPTYLQLNAISRPPFASYLRLGDQYLLCASPERYLKKTGDTIISQPIKGTAPRSDDPIIDEILKKSLLNDPKERAENIMITDLVRNDLSKRALKGSVEVSELCQVYAYRQVHQLVSTISCRVGQGVNPVDIIKDTFPMGSMTGTPKISAMKIIEELEETKRGLYSGAVGYFTPEGDFDFNVVIRSILYNHQKKYISYSVGSAITAKSNPEKEYQECLVKAKAMRSVLEG
- the tilS gene encoding tRNA lysidine(34) synthetase TilS codes for the protein MLKRFKEHIEKRFPFLLEDDFLLACSGGVDSVVLAHLCQALKMDFSLVHCNFKLRGKDSDGDQRFVEELAHRLNKPFLVRAFDTLGYINQHGGSVQMAARELRYAWFSELLQNKEGAYVLTAHHADDDLETFLINLARGTGIDGLTGIPEQNGGVVRPLLPFCRNDIVGYAKKNGIAWREDRSNTDTKYLRNKIRYQLIGGLKELHPTFLENFQRTQEHLSDSSALLKSYKAKLQKELFEKSGDTVRIQISALKKLEPQGAHLHLILGDYGFTEWNNVLELLNAMSGKQVVSATHRLVKDREHLLLSVKAEKDDAKYEIGEDQRVVEHPIKLRICQVDKITPEPPNVLYVDKETLNYPLLLRKWQKGDYFYPFGMKGKKKVSKFFKDEKMDILAKQKQWLLCSGNQIVWVIGKRADNRFKVTPKTREILKFTLL